TTCTTGCGCGAACTGACGGAAATTGGCCGCTTCTCTCGCGTCGCAAAAGGCGCCAATGGCATCCGCGCTCTGATCCAAATCGGCAAACAGATCGAGCGTTCCGCTGTCATCCCACGCGTGGCGGGCGAGCAACTCAGCCTTGGTCAGACCGACGGCATCATCGAAGCTCAGCCCCGCCTCGTCGAAAAGCTCGTCAAACACCCATTTCATCGTGAAGACGGTGGGGCCGCCATCGATAGCGCTGCCTCCAACTGGGACAGCGCGAACTTTGCCGCCGACTTCTGCTTGGGCTTCGAGAACAGTAACCTGAAGCCCTTGGCTCGCCAGAGAGAGAGCTGCCGAAAGGCCGCCGATGCCGGCGCCGACGATCACGGCATGGTGGGTGTTCACTGGCAAGGCCTGTTTGATGTGTCAATTATTGTTGACACTAAACCAAGTCGTTGTAGATTGACAACAACGGAACGGTCGCCGATCCGCTGATGAAAAGGATGGTCCCCATGGATATCAAGTCTCGTATCGACCATGCTCTTAAAGCGGCCATTGAACGCGCTGGTGGCCCCGATTCTCCCCCGCAGCTTGCCGAAGCGATCCGCTATGCGGTGTTTCCCGGTGGTGCACGTGTTCGTCCGCGTCTCTGTTTAGCAGTGGCGTCAGCCTGTGGCGATGATCGACCGGAACTGACCAACGCCGCAGCAGCCTCCGTCGAACTCCTGCATTGCGCATCGCTCGTTCACGACGATATGCCTTGTTTTGACAATGCCGACCTTCGCCGCGGGCGGCCAGCCGTTCACACGGCCTATGGTGAGCCTTTGGCGTTGCTTGCCGGCGATGGGATGATCGTTCTGGCTTTTGAGATCTTGGCCCGCGCCGCCGTTCAAGCCCCTGAGCGCCTTGCGCCCTTGGTGACCACGGTTGCTGGTGCGGTTGGTATGCCGCATGGCATTGTTGCCGGGCAGGGCTGGGAAAGCGAAACGCAAGTGCCGGTCGATACCTATCATCGAGCCAAGACGGGCGCTCTGTTTGTCGGCGCATCGATGGCGGGTGCGGTCGCTGCGGGCGCTGATCCGGCACCCTGGCGGGCGCTAGGTGATCAGTTGGGCTCAGCCTATCAGGCTGCCGATGATCTTCGCGACGCGCTGTGCTCATCCCAGGAGATGGGCAAGCCGGCTCATCAGGATGATGCGCATGACCGGCCAAGCCTGGTCAGCGAGTGCGGCATCAAAGATACGATTGGCCGCTTGGAAGGCTATGTGGCTGGCGCGATTGCCGCCATTCCCGATTGCCGGGGACGAGCCTCGTTGGAGGCTTTGATTATGAGCGAAGCCAAACGGCTGAAGCCGAAAAGCCTCTCTCAAGCGGCTGCTTAACACCTCGCATTTGAAGGCCTGGCAGAGTGACAGAAACGGTGCGCGACACTTTTGGCGACCGTGTTCGTGAATGGCGTGCGCGCCTCATTCAGAACCCGAAATTCATTCGCTGGGCGACCCGATTTCCACTGACGCGGCCACTCTCCCGGCAGAAAACCCGGCAGATGTTCGATCTGGTGGCAGGCTTTGTCTACACGCAGATTGTGACGACCTGTGTGCGGGTGAAACTGCTTGAGCAGCTTGCCGACGGCCCAAAAACGCTGGGACAACTGTCGGTGGCTACCGGCCTGGATGAAGACGCCACGATTCGGCTCGTACGTGGTGCACAGGCGCTCGGCCTCATCTCATCACGCTCTAGCGAACGTTTTGGTTTGGACGATCTCGGCGCGGCGCTTCTTGCCAACCCAGGTGTGTTGGCGATGATCGAGCATCATCAGATTCTCTATGAAGATTTGCGCGATCCGCTGGCGCTGTTGAAAGATCAATCGAGCCCGACCGCTCTTTCGCGCTATTGGGCCTATGCGCAGAGCGGTGCGCCGGATGATCTGCCTGGCGGCTCGGTTGCCGACTACAGCCGCCTGATGGCCGCCTCGCAAAGCTTCATCAGCGATGAGGTTCTCGATGCTTACCCGCTCACCAATCATCGGTGCCTGATGGATGTCGGGGGTGGGGAAGGGCGGTTCGCCCAGGCGGCGCTGGAGCGTACGCCGGGCTTGCAGGCAACAGTGTTTGATCTGCCGGCTGTGGCCGAGCGCGCCAATACCCGCCTGGCAGCCTCTGACCTCAGCGCTCGGTTCGATGCCAAGGGCGGCGATTTCTTCGCCGATTCTCTCCCGCTAGGCGCCGATATCATCTCGCTGGTGCGCATTCTTCACGATCACGATGACGATAAGGCGCTGCATCTGTTGCGGCAGGTGCGTGCTGCGCTTGACGTCGGACAGACTCTTCTCGTCGCGGAACCAATGGCGGGCACGGCCGGGGCAGAGAAAGCTGGGGACGCCTATTTTGGCTTTTACCTCCTTGCGATGCGCAGTGGACGACCGCGCACCGAGGCTGAATTACGCTCTTTCCTGGAACAAACCGGTTTCGGCCACATTCGAAGTCCGCGCACCGACAATCCGCTGCTGACCCGGGTGCTGGTTGCCCGTACGGTGTAAGGGAAAAACCGAAAGGTGAGTGTCAAACGTACTTGACAGATTGATGTGTCAATTTAGAGTGTCAGTACGTTGAATTGACCTCTGAACCGAAAACATTGATCTCGTGGCCCTAACTCTTTCCACCAAAGCCGTTGTTCTTCAGGCTCCTGAGACGCTGAGCGTCCGTGAGCTGGCGCTTTCCGCGCCGGGATCGGACGATCTGGTGGTCGATGTGGATTGGAGCGGGATCAGCGCCGGCACCGAGAGGCTTTTGTGGAGCGGGCGGATGCCCGACTTCCCTGGCATGGGTTATCCGCTGGTGCCCGGCTACGAATCGGTTGGCCGTGTGGTCGATGCCGGATCGGACGTTGCTGACCGGATCGGCGAAACGGTTTTTGTCCCAGGCGCACGGTGTTTTGGCGATGTGCGCGGCCTGTTTGGCGGCTCAGCCGCCCGCGTGGTTGTCGCCTCTCAGCGCGCGCCCGCAATCCATGAGCATCTTGGCCGCGAAGGCGTGCTTCTGGCGCTGGCCGCAACGGCCTATCACGCGCTTGCCGCAAGCGATGCGGTGCTGCCCGATCTGATTGTCGGCCATGGCGTGCTCGGTCGTTTGCTGGCGAGAATCGCAACCAGCCTTGCCGATGAAGCGCCAACCGTTTGGGAAACCAATGCCAAGCGCGCCGAGGGTGCGCAGGGCTATGCAGTTGCACATCCCGACAAGGATGATCGGCGCGATTTTCGCGCGATCTACGATGTGAGCGGGGACAGCACGCTGCTCGACTCGCTCATCGGTCGCCTGTCGCGCGGCGGACAGATTGTGCTTGCCGGCTTCTATGACAAACCGCTGCAGTTCGCTTTCCCGCCAGCCTTTATGCGCGAAGCACGTTTACGCGTCGCTGCCGAATGGCAGCCTGGCGACCTGGAAGCCGTGCTTGGCCTCATCGATGCGGGCAAGCTCTCGCTGGATGGGCTGATCACACACAATGAGCCGGCCGATGCTGCTGATCGTGCCTACCGCACAGCCTTTGGCGATCCCGATTGCCTGAAAATGGTTCTCGACTGGAGGAATGCCGCATGACGTCTATGCTTGAAGACGCCAGCCAGATTTCAGCTGCTGAGGCCACAGAAGCGCCGACCCAGCACACGCTGATCGACACGCAGGCTTCGGTCCGCGCTGAAGCTGCGCAAGAACCTGATGATGTGCACACCGGGCCGGTGACCAAGGAAACGCAGATCATCGCGATCTACGGCAAAGGCGGAATCGGCAAATCGTTCACGCTCGCCAACCTCTCCTACATGATGGCGCAGCAGGGCAAGAAAACGCTGCTCATCGGTTGTGATCCCAAATCTGACACGACGTCGCTGCTGTTCGGCGGGCATTCCACACCAACTATCATCGAGACCTCCTCGAAGAAGAAGGCGGCTGGCGAGGAAGTGGAAGTGGGCGATGTCTGCTTCAAGCGCGATGGCGTCTACGCCATGGAGCTTGGAGGCCCGGAAGTCGGTCGTGGTTGCGGCGGACGCGGCATTATCCATGGTTTTGAAACCCTTGAGAAATTGGGCTTCCACGACTGGGATTTCGACTACGTCTTGCTCGACTTTTTGGGCGACGTTGTCTGCGGTGGCTTCGGCCTGCCGATCGCCCGTGACATGTGCCAGAAGGTCATCGTCGTCGGCTCGAACGATCTTCAGTCGCTCTATGTGGCCAACAATGTTTGCTCGGCGGTGGAATATTTCCGCAAGCTCGGCGGTAATGTCGGTGTGGCGGGTATGGTCATCAACAAGGATGACGGCACTGGCGAAGCGGCAGCGTTTGCGGAATCGGTGCAGATTCCGGTCCTGGCCTCGATCCCGGCGGACGAAGACATTCGCCGCAAGAGCGCCAATTACGACATTATCGGCAAGCCGGGTGGCGATTGGGGCCCTCTGTTTGAGGAGCTCGGCATGAACGTTGCCGAGGCGCCGCCGAAACACCCGACGCCGCTTACCCATGAGCAGTTGCTCGATCTCTTCAAAGGCAAAGAGAGCGACAATGGGTATGAGCTGGAGCCGGCGTCCTACGCCGATATGTGCGGCGTGAACTACGTCGAAAAGCCTTCCCTTGAAGTCGTGTACGACGAGGTTTGAGGGTGAGCGCCATCGATCATCTTGACCGGTCCAACACTTCCGAAGCGGGCGGATTTTCCGCCGGTGATCGTGAAGTGCATGAGGTCGTTTATGATGATGCCGGTCAGGTGTTGATCGACAATGTGCCGCTTGATGGCGCCGCGCCAGAGGCAACCACTGAAACCGTAGAGACCGTCGCAGCTCCTGGCGCCGACGGCTGTCACGCCGGTAAAGACACCATGCTGGAGGCCGCCAAGCAGGCAGGCCAGAGCAAGATGCTCGACCAGTTCGCCAAGGATTACCCAGTCGGACCGCACGATCAGCCACAATCCATGTGTCCGGCCTTTGGTTCGTTGCGCGTCGGTTTGCGGATGAAGCGCACGGCCAGCGTGCTCTCCGGCTCGGCCTGCTGCGTTTATGGCCTCACCTTCACATCGCACTTTTACGGCGCCAAGCGTTCGGTCGGCTATGTGCCGTTCAACTCCGAGACCCTGGTGACCGGCAAGCTGTTTGAGGACATCCGCGAGGCTGTCTTTGAGATGGCCAAGCCTGAAGACTATGACGCCATAGTCGTCACCAATCTCTGTGTGCCGTCGGCCTCCGGCGTGCCGCTTCGGCTTCTGCCCAAAGAGATCAACGGCGTGCGCATCGTTGGCATCGACGTGCCGGGTTTCGGCATACCGACCCATGCCGAAGCCAAGGATGTTCTGGCTGGCGCGATGCTGAAATATGCGCGCGACGAGGTCATGAGCGGACCTGTTCAAGCACCTGACACACCGAAATCCGACAAGCCGACCATCACTCTGGTCGGTGAAATGTTTCCGGCTGATCCGGTGGTCATTTCTCAACTTTTGGCCCCGATGGGCTTGGCTGCTGGACCGGTTGTGCCAACACGTGAATGGCGCGAGCTCTATGCTGCGCTCGATTGCGCCGCGGTTGCCGGCATCCACCCGTTCTACACCGCCTCGTTTCGCGAGTTTGAAGCAGCAGGTCGCCCTGTCATCGGGTCCGCCCCGGTGGGCCGTGATGGCACCGCCGATTGGCTGCAAGCCATTGGCCGCGCCTGCGGCGTGTCGGCCGAGACGATCGGTGCGGCCCAAAATGCGATCATGCCAGCCATTGAAGGCGCGCTCTCGGCGATGCCGATCAATGGACGCATCACGCTCTCGGGCTATGAAGGCTCGGAACTTCTTGTCGGTCGCTTGTTGGTCGAGAGCGGTGCCGACCTCCGCTATGTTGGCACGGCTCTTCCGAAAACCCGCTTCTCTGACCCTGACAGCAAATGGCTGGAAGCGCAGGGCGTCCACGTCCAGTTCCGCGCCTCGCTGGAACAGGATCTGGCCGCGATGGCTGAATTCGAACCAGACCTCGCGATTGGAACGACGCCTGTTGTGCAAAAGGCCAAAGAGCTTTCGATCCCTGCGCTCTATTTCACCAATCTGATCTCTGCCCGACCCCTGATGGGGCCAGCCGGCGCTGGCTCGCTGGCCACGGTGATCAATGCCGCGCTCGCCAACAAGGAGCGTTTCGACACGATGACTGCTTTCTTCGAGGGTGTCGGCACAGGTGACACGGCGGGTGTTTGGGAAGGCATGCCGAACGTGCGCCCGGACTTCAAGAAAAAGTACGCTGCGCGCGTCGCCTCCAAAACCAAGAAAGTCGTGGAGGGCTCGGTCGGATGCTAGTTCTCGATCACGATCGCGCTGGTGGCTATTGGGGCTCCGTCTACGCTTTCACGGCCATCAAAGGCTTGCAGGTGATCATTGATGGTCCTGTGGGCTGCGAGAACCTGCCCGTGACCTCGGTCCTGCACTACACCGATGCGCTACCGCCGCATGAATTGCCGATTGTTGTCACGGGGCTGGCCGAGGAAGAGCTTGGCCAAAAGGGCACCGAAGAGGCGATGAGCCGGGCGCACAAGGTGCTCGATCCCGACTTGCCAGCTGTCGTTGTCACCGGCTCCATTGCCGAAATGATCGGCGGCGGTGTGACGCCCGAAGGCACCAACATTGCCCGCTTCCTGCCGCGCACGATCGATGAAGATCAGTGGGAAAGCGCGGATCGCGCCATCAAGTGGCTGTGGACCGAGTATGGCCCCAAAAAGGTCAAGGCGCTGAAACCGCGCAAAGAAGGTGAGAAGCCCAAGGTCAACATCATTGGGCCGATCTATGGCACGTTCAACACGCCATCTGATCTGGCGGAAATTCGCCGCCTAATCGAAGGCATTGGGGCCGAGGTCAATCTGACGTTCCCGCTTGGCAGCCATCTGGCCGATGTGCCGAAACTCGCCGACGCCGAAGTCAATGTCTGCATGTATCGCGAATTCGGTCGCCTGCTCTGCGAGAGCCTCGACCGGCCCTATCTGCAAGCGCCGATTGGCCTGCACTCAACGACCAAGTTCCTGCGCAAGCTGGGCGAGCTTTTGGATCTCGACCCTGAGCCGTTCATCGAGCAAGAAAAGCACACCACCATCAAGCCACTCTGGGATTTGTGGCGCTCGGTGACACAGGATTTCTTCGGCACCGCAAGCTTTGCCGTGGTCGCCAACGAAACCTATGCCCGCGGCCTGCGCAACTTCCTGGAAAACGAGATGGGCTTGCCCTGCACGTTTTCGGTGGCGCGCCACACCGGCAAGAAAACCGACAATGAGGCCGTGCGCGATCTGGTGCACACCAAGACGCCACTGGTTCTCTTCGGCTCCTACAATGAGCGTATGTATCTGGCTGAGAAGCCGGGTGGTGGTTTCGGTCCGCAGGCGCAGTACATACCGGCCTCGTTCCCCGGCGCCATTATTCGGCGGCACACCGGTACGCCGTTCATGGGCTATGCGGGCGCGACATATCTGATCCAGGAAGTTTGCAACTGCCTGTTTGATGCGCTGTTCAACATCCTGCCGCTTGGCACCGATCTCGACAAAGTCGAAGCGACGCCGACTCGCGTCCATGAAGAGCTGAGTTGGGACGAAGACGCCAAATGCCTTCTCGATGAGATCGTCGAAGCCGAACCTGTTCTGGTGCGCATCTCCGCAGCCAAGCGCTTGCGCGATGCGGCCGAAGCAGCTGCCCGCGCCGAAGGCCTTCGTCATGTGAGCGCCGAAGCCGTCGACCGCGCAAGCGGATCGCGTCGTGAGAAGGAGCTCGCCTGATCATGACCGCACCACGCACATTTCTTTGTTTTTCCACCATCTCCAACACCGGGGAGCTTTGCTCATGACCGACACGTCCATCTCGACTGCGCGCACGCGTGGCGGAGACCGCCGCGAGTTTTGGCTGCTCTTCGCGTTCACCTTTCTTCTGGCTCTGCCGATCGTGATGCTTGCCAGGCTTTTGCCTTGGCGCGTCTTCGGCGAGCAACGCGCGCCGCGCCCTTCGGTGATTGCCGAGGCACGATCGGCGGCAAGTGCAGCCATTGGCTACGCCTTTATGGGCTAGCCCGGATGCCCGGCTTTCAAGAGAGCCGGTCGCGTCCATGAGGTTCGATCCGGCGAGCCGGATCGCAAAAAGGTTGGCCCGGTTTACCGGTCCAACGCCAAGTCTTTTTGGCTTGGCAATCCCCGCCGCGCGGGAGGTGCGCGGTAACGGCCGTTTACGGTCATACTACGGAGGTCATGTCCATGGCCGCAGACAAAGGAACCCTGTCGGGTCTCTCTGCTGAGGAGGCGCAAGAGTTTCATCGACTCTTCAAGAAGGGCGCCATCGCTATGTCGCTCTTTCCCTTCCTCGCCCACATTTCCATGTGGTTCTACAATCCTTGGCTTTGATCAGCCACTCTACTTAAGGACCTGAAAACATGTGGAGAATCTGGCTTCTTTTCGATCCGCGTCGCGTTCTCGTGGCGTTGGCCGTGTTCCTGTTCACTTTGGCGCTGCTGATCCATTTCATTTTGCTCAGCACCGACAAGTTCAATTGGTTGGAAGATTCAACCATGAGCAGCACCACTCATATCGAAACGATGATCCCGACCGACCATTTCGGTTAGTCGCGAGACGTTTCTTTGCCAACGGTGGCGGAGGGACAACCGGGCTGGTCCTGGCTCCCCCCGCCTCCCATCACTCGACGATTACTGGCTTGAGCTGACGATCCGCCACGCTCGGCTAAGGAGGACATCATGGCTTTGCTCAGCTTCGAGCGAAAGTATCGCGTGCGCGGGGGCACGCTGATCGGCGGCGATCTGTTCGACTTTTGGGTCGGACCCTTCTACGTCGGCTTTTTCGGTATCACGGCGTTGTTTTGCGCGATCCTGGGAACAGCCCTGATCATTTATGGGGCAGCGCTCGGCCCCACCTGGAACATTTGGCTGATCAGTATCAATCCACCTGACGTGGAGTATCGCCTGGCGCTCGCGCCTTTAAAGGAAGGCGGGCTTTGGCAAATCATCACGATCTGCGCGATGGGGGCCTTTATCTCCTGGGCGCTGCGCGAAGTTGAAATCTGCCGCAAGCTCGGCATGGGCTACCATGTGCCGTTTGCGTTCGGTGTGGCGATCTTCGCCTATGCTTCGCTGGTCATTATTCGCCCGTTGATGCTCGGCGCCTGGGGACACGGTTTCCCCTATGGCATATTCAGCCACCTTAACTGGGTTTGGTTCACCGGCTACCAATACGGGAACTTCCATTACAACCCGGTGCATATGGTGGCGATCACCTTCTTCTTCACGACGACGTTCGCCCTGGCGCTTCATGGCGGCATGGTGTTGTCCGCGGTTAATCCGCAGCGCGGGCAAGAGGTGAAGACACCTGAGCATGAGGACACCTATTTCCGTGACACGATCGGCTACTCGATCGGCACGTTGGGCATCCATCGCCTCGGCCTGTTCCTAGCGCTCAATGCTGGGTTTTGGAGTGCGATATGCATCATCATTTCCGGACCGATCTATGCCGGATCCTGGATCGATTGGTGGGAGTTCATCCGTGAAACGATCACCTGGGCCGGGCAATAGGAGGGTATGATGAACAACTATCAGAACATCTTCACCCGCGTTCAGGTGATGGGCCATGTTGAGCCCGGCGTCGATATTCCTCGCGACGATGCCGCTTTCGAACGCAAGGGCGGCGTGCTCAGCTACTGGATCGGTAAGATCGGCAATGCACAGCTGGGACCGATCTATCTTGGCTTCCTTGGCGTCGCTTCGCTTATCACCTTCTCGATCGGTTTCATCATCATCGGCCTCAATATGGCTGCCGATGTAAATTGGAACCCTGTGCTGTTCGTACGTGAGTTCTTCTGGCTTTCGCTGGACCCGCCGCTGCCAGAGCATGGCCTCGACATTCTGCCACCCCTACGTGAGGGCGGCTGGTGGCTGATCTCCGGCTTCTTCATCACGGCCTCCATCCTGTTGTGGTGGGTGCGCATGTACCGGCGGGCGATTGCGCTCGGTCTTGGCTTGCACGTCGCCTACGCGTTTGCCGCAGCGATCTGGCTCTATTTGGTGCTTGGCTTCATCCGCCCGATTATGATGGGCAGCTGGAGCGAAGCGGTGCCATTTGGCGTCTTCCCGCATTTGGATTGGACGAACAATTTCTCCATCGTCTACGGCAATCTGTTCTGGAACCCGTTCCACGCGCTGTCGATTGTGTTCCTCTACGGTTCGGCGCTGCTGTTTGCCATGCATGGCGCGACGATCCTGGCGGTCACACGCTATGGCGGTGAGCGCGAGATCGAACAGATCACCGATCGCGGTACGGCGTCGGAACGCGCAGCTTTGTTCTGGCGCTGGACGATGGGTTTCAACGCCTCGATGGAGTCGATCCACCGTTGGGCCTGGTGGTTTGCGATGCTCTGCACGCTGACTGGCGGCATCGGCATCCTGATTACCGGAACCGTGGTCGACGACTGGACGCTCTGGGGGATGAAGCACGGGATTGTGCCGGAAGACCTTTCCTGGTGGCCGATTACGCCCGACTCCACGACCTCTATGTGGGATGTCGAGCCGGCACCACCGCCGATACCGGTTGAGGCGGCCCCCGCCGCCGACGCCATGCCGGCAGCAGACGGAGCAACGCCGGCGGCTGAGGGAACGACCAACTAGTTTCAGTTGGGTTCTCAATCGGACTGAAAAGAACGCCGGCCATTGGCCGGCGTTTTTTGTTGGGTCGTGTTCGTTGAAGGGCGCTTGCCGTGTCACCTGTCAGTCTTTGTCGGGAAGGCTTGGTTCGGCTGTTGTTTCGATAGCGTTGCCCTATACGGTCTTGCATAGGCGATGCACAGGGTGGATGGGCGCCTAAACGGCTGTGATCGTCCGGCTCCCAATTGCCATGCAGAATTTCACCAAAGGGGGCGTTCGATGACAACCGGTCATGTGTTCATCGCGTGCAGCTTGGATGGTTTCATAGCCCGGCCAGATGGTGATCTGGATTGGTTGATGCAGGTCGATACTGACGGCGAAGGTCATGGCTACGATGACCTGATTGCCTCCGTGGATGGACTGATCATGGGCCGCGGAACCTTTGAAAAAGTGCTAAGTTTTGAGCCTTGGCCGTATCACAAGCCGGTCGTCGTGATGAGTGAATCACGTCAGCCGTCGGATGTTCCTGAAGCGTTGGCGGGGCAGGTTGAGATCTGCGATCTATCGCCTTCAGCGGCGATGGAGAAGGTACGCCGAGCCGGTTGGAAACGCGCCTACATCGATGGCGGCCAACTCATTCAGTCCTTTCTTGCAGCAAGGTTGATTGAGGACATGATTATCACCCGTGTCCCGGTTCTCATCGGGCAGGGGTTACCCCTCTTTGGTGAGGTGATTGCCGATGTCCAGCTGGAGCATCTTGGAACCAAGGCGTTTGCGTCTGGCCTGGTGCAATCGCACTACCGGATTGTGCAAGAGGATTCGCTCTAGCTATAGTCTTCGCGCATGGCAAAGAAACGGCGCCGATCAATGATGAATGATGGCGCCGTCCAAGTCCGAGAGTCCGTCTAACGAGTGGTGGCTCGGTCAGGTGCCGCCGGCATGGCCGTAGCGCAGCAGATCAGCTGTGGCGCCAGTTTCCAACGGTCCGAAGGAATCCAGTCGGATAGACCGGCCGGTAAGGGCGTCGGAAAGATAAACCCCATCATCTGCAAAGCGCTGCAGCTGATAGGGCGCAGCAAGGTCAAAATCGGAATGATCCCTCGACATGCCAAGGCCGCGCAACGCGCCTCGCAGGAGGCCGTCAGTCCCGGCTTCTACTGTCGTGATCAGGCTGCCATCGGCGACGTTTTGAACGGCGATGCGATCACCTTCCAAGGGCAGGAACTGAATCTCTTGGGAAAATTCAGGCAGGCCGGCATTCGCGCGTAGATCGCCGGTGCCGGTCCATTGCGCAAAGGCAACCACCAGAACCGTTAAAAGCGCCGCACCGGCGGCCATCATGACCAGAGGGCGGGGAATATGATGCGGATCGTGCGCCTTGGCTTCCTTGCGGTCGGGTTCTGCCTCAACCTTCGGAGCAGCATCAGCATTCAAGGACGCCATGTTGGCGCCGGACCGTTCCAGCGCTTCGGTGGCCTGCACGTGCGAGGTATAGGTGTCGGTCAGCAGTTTGGCGACGCTTGACGCTTGCGGGATGGCGCGCAGTGTCGGCTCGGTCTGGCGCATCCGCCAAGGCCGCACATGTGGCCATAAAATGAGATAGGCGAGCGACACGTCGGGCTTCAATTGCAGCGAAAGGCTGCCGACATCGTTTGTGTTGGCGCGCAGCGCAGCACCGTCAACGACCGCAAACGGTATGTTGAACGTCTTTTGGATCGCCACGCCAACGCGCATCACGAGGCGTTTGTTGGTGATTGTGTAGACTGTGGTTTTTTCCACAAACCAGGCGAGCAGCATCAAAATCGCGATGCCAGCAAAGCCAAAAGCGACAATAACGCTCGCCTCGCCAATCGCGGTGCTAAGGCTCGCGCCGCCCGAAACAGAAAAAGCAACCCGCGCCAACGCGGCCAAGGTGACCAGAATAGCGATCGCGCGGGTGCGAAAAACCTGGCGAGCGAAGGCCCGCCAGGAAGGTGTTCCTTGCCACAACACGAACTCGCCACGCGGCAGCGTCGCGGGAAGCCCGCGGACAGGCTCTGTGGCGTAGTCATCATGGTTGTGGATGTAGTTCAAAGCAGCGGCTCCGGACGGTCAGGTGCGGCGTAGAAATAGCCGGCACCGAAATAGCCCATGATCTTTTCCTCTTCGAGCATGGTGATCTCGTCGATTTTCGCGGTCAGCGGAACGTCCGCGAACTGCGATCCTTTGATCGCATGCACATAGAGGTAGGTGTCGGGACGGGTTTTCACGACAGCGAAGTTGGCTGGCATCAAGACCGTGCGCGCTCCTTCCTCATCGGAGACCTTGATCTCGTAATAGCGGATGACGCTTTCGGCCTGGTCGACCCAGACATCGACAATGGTGCCGCCGACCTGTTTGTCGACACCGACCACGTTGCAGCCGATGGGATTGGGATCGCCATCGGGGATCCCAAAAGCTTCGACCATGCGCATCGGGCGAATCTTGACCGCGCCGGAATTCAACAGATCCGGGACATCAGCGCGCAAGGCGTAGGCGCCAGGGCCAACGCCATCGAGCATCGGATTGTCGCCCGTCGGGTCTTTGGGAGCGCCGGACCATGGCTCGCTCGGTTGCAGCGCTAGCTCGCGGGCCTCGCGCTCATAGTTCGGAACGGTGACGTCGCCATGGCCATGCGGCAAACGGAACGTCTTTGGCTCAGGCATGTAAATGCCGTGCTCATAGATATTGCCTGTTTCGTCCGACTCCAGCGGATAGCCTTCGCGACGCGTTTCCCTTTGCAGGTAAAACAGCAAATAGCCGAAAAACAGCCAGAACGCGTACAGCAGAACCTGCGCGAGGTCCAAATGCGTGGTGAAGTTGACGAAATCGAATTGGGTATAATCCATTGCGCCCTCCTATAGCTCCCGAGTGCGTGAAAAGTGGCCAGACCGCAGGCTTAATGGGCCCTGCCAAGCGGTTGGCCGAGCAGAAGAGCGATGGTGAGAGAGCGTGGGCTCGCCGTGCCGAAGGGCGCGCGGTCCAATGCTCATGATCTGTCGTTTGACGAGCATCACCTGTTTCGTCCGTTCTGTTCGATCCGGCGCGGATGCACCGGCACATCGCACCTGCAGCAAACCACAGGGTCGACATCGTTTAAGAGTATGATTGACGCAGCGTATGTGTCAATCAAATTGGACGTTGATTCCAGTTTACAGGTGAAAAAACGGACGCGATTTCATCATGAGGCGGTGAGTGGCGTTGATCGGTTGCGCAGCAGGCGCCCAAACGTTCCGCCAGCGCTGCACATAGAGGCGGAACCACGGCGTGAAGGTT
The DNA window shown above is from Hyphomicrobiales bacterium and carries:
- the puhA gene encoding photosynthetic reaction center subunit H, giving the protein MDYTQFDFVNFTTHLDLAQVLLYAFWLFFGYLLFYLQRETRREGYPLESDETGNIYEHGIYMPEPKTFRLPHGHGDVTVPNYEREARELALQPSEPWSGAPKDPTGDNPMLDGVGPGAYALRADVPDLLNSGAVKIRPMRMVEAFGIPDGDPNPIGCNVVGVDKQVGGTIVDVWVDQAESVIRYYEIKVSDEEGARTVLMPANFAVVKTRPDTYLYVHAIKGSQFADVPLTAKIDEITMLEEEKIMGYFGAGYFYAAPDRPEPLL